The nucleotide sequence CACTTTGTCGACCAGGTCCCGCACATCATCGAGCGTCTGGAGCAGCGCTTTCAGAATGAATACTTCCGCGACGATTCGGCCTGTCAGGCGTTTTTCCATCCGCGGCCGGGAGGACAGCTTGAACAGCCCGTTCAAGGCAGCGTGGTGATCGCCGGTGTCGGTGCACACACGATTCTGGAAATTGTTCGCTCTTTGACTGAAACGGGTGTTTTAAGTGCGGACCGATTGATACTGGGGCCACAACGTGACGAGGAAAAACTGTTTGTGTGGCTGCAAAATTTGGCGAATTTTTCGTACAAAAGTGATTCCGAA is from Bdellovibrio bacteriovorus str. Tiberius and encodes:
- a CDS encoding SAM-dependent methyltransferase, whose amino-acid sequence is MFKLSRRMQLIYDHLLPGKPVWDFCCDHGYMGLNAYESGLFTEVHFVDQVPHIIERLEQRFQNEYFRDDSACQAFFHPRPGGQLEQPVQGSVVIAGVGAHTILEIVRSLTETGVLSADRLILGPQRDEEKLFVWLQNLANFSYKSDSEIIAIDERGRNRKLLIFDKIL